A window of the Desertifilum tharense IPPAS B-1220 genome harbors these coding sequences:
- the fba gene encoding class II fructose-bisphosphate aldolase (catalyzes the reversible aldol condensation of dihydroxyacetonephosphate and glyceraldehyde 3-phosphate in the Calvin cycle, glycolysis, and/or gluconeogenesis), which translates to MALVPMRLLLDHAAENGYGIPAYNVNNMEQIQAIMQAAAETNSPVILQASRGARKYAGENFLRHLILAAIETYPHIPIVMHQDHGNEPGTCYSAMKHGFTSVMMDGSLEADAKTPSSYEYNVNVTREVVKVAHSIGVSVEGELGCLGSLETGMGEAEDGHGFEGKLDHSQLLTDPDQAVDFVEQTQVDALAVAIGTSHGAYKFTRKPTGEILAISRIEEIHRRLPNTHLVMHGSSSVPQDLIELINQYGGAIPETYGVPVEEIQKGIKSGVRKVNIDTDNRLAITAAVREALAKDAKEFDPRHFLKPSIKYMQKVCAERYEAFGTAGNASKIKQVTLDDFAAKYAKGELSAVTKKAVTA; encoded by the coding sequence ATGGCGCTTGTACCGATGCGGCTGCTACTCGATCACGCGGCTGAGAATGGCTATGGTATTCCTGCTTACAACGTTAACAACATGGAGCAGATCCAAGCCATCATGCAGGCTGCGGCAGAGACCAACAGCCCAGTGATTTTACAAGCTTCCCGTGGCGCTCGCAAGTATGCTGGCGAGAACTTCCTGCGTCACCTAATTTTAGCGGCAATTGAAACTTATCCTCATATCCCCATTGTCATGCACCAAGATCATGGCAATGAACCCGGAACTTGCTACTCCGCAATGAAACATGGTTTCACTAGCGTCATGATGGACGGTTCTTTGGAAGCTGATGCCAAAACCCCATCTAGCTATGAGTACAACGTCAACGTCACCCGCGAAGTTGTTAAAGTGGCTCACTCCATCGGGGTTAGCGTTGAAGGCGAACTCGGTTGCTTGGGTTCTCTGGAAACCGGAATGGGTGAAGCAGAAGATGGTCACGGTTTTGAAGGTAAACTCGACCATTCTCAACTGCTGACCGATCCCGATCAAGCCGTTGACTTCGTAGAACAAACTCAAGTTGACGCTTTAGCCGTTGCCATTGGTACCAGCCACGGCGCTTACAAGTTTACTCGCAAGCCGACCGGCGAAATCTTAGCCATCAGCCGGATCGAAGAAATTCACCGCCGCCTACCCAACACCCACTTGGTTATGCACGGTTCTTCTTCGGTACCCCAAGATTTGATTGAATTAATCAACCAATACGGCGGTGCTATTCCTGAAACCTACGGCGTACCCGTTGAAGAAATTCAAAAAGGGATCAAGAGCGGCGTTCGTAAGGTGAATATTGACACCGACAACCGCTTGGCTATTACCGCTGCGGTTCGCGAAGCCTTAGCAAAAGATGCCAAAGAATTTGACCCCCGTCACTTCCTGAAGCCCTCCATCAAGTACATGCAAAAAGTCTGTGCTGAACGTTATGAAGCGTTTGGTACTGCGGGTAATGCAAGCAAGATCAAGCAAGTTACCTTAGATGACTTTGCTGCAAAATACGCAAAAGGCGAACTCAGCGCTGTCACCAAAAAAGCTGTCACCGCTTAG
- a CDS encoding aldose epimerase produces the protein MRAIAVEQGQYKTYILSDSINSTRLEVVPERGGIITRWRWRDRDLLYLDAERFANRELSVRGGIPILFPICGNLPDNTYTYQGQSYLLKQHGFARDLPWQVTAQSEPDPLSLTLTLTSNNQTYAAYPFDFCLEFTYQLQGDTLNIQQRYLNQSAEPMPLSTGLHPYFQVADKNRLQLDIPAEQYQDQMTKQTHAYSGGLDFNQTEIDIAFSSPTRQQAAVSDPEAGVQISLSWDSAYTTLVFWTVQGKDYYCLEPWTAPRNALNTGEHLISLAPGATLETCVTMTAKII, from the coding sequence ATGAGAGCGATCGCGGTTGAACAGGGTCAGTACAAAACTTATATTCTCTCTGACTCCATAAACTCAACTCGACTCGAAGTGGTACCCGAACGAGGGGGCATCATTACGCGGTGGCGATGGCGCGATCGCGATCTGCTCTACCTCGATGCCGAACGGTTTGCCAATCGCGAACTCAGCGTTCGAGGCGGCATTCCCATCCTATTTCCCATCTGTGGCAACCTTCCAGACAATACCTATACCTACCAAGGTCAGTCCTATCTTCTCAAACAGCATGGTTTCGCTCGCGATCTGCCTTGGCAAGTCACCGCCCAAAGCGAGCCAGATCCCCTAAGCCTCACCCTCACCCTGACGAGTAATAACCAAACTTACGCCGCCTATCCGTTTGATTTTTGTCTGGAGTTTACCTACCAACTCCAAGGCGATACGCTGAACATTCAGCAGCGCTATCTCAATCAATCCGCCGAACCGATGCCGCTTTCAACCGGGTTGCATCCCTATTTTCAGGTGGCGGATAAAAATCGCCTGCAACTTGATATTCCTGCCGAACAGTATCAAGATCAAATGACCAAGCAAACGCACGCCTATTCGGGGGGGTTAGACTTCAACCAAACCGAAATTGACATTGCTTTCAGTTCGCCGACTCGTCAGCAGGCTGCTGTCAGCGATCCGGAAGCGGGGGTGCAAATTAGCCTGAGTTGGGATAGTGCCTACACCACATTGGTGTTTTGGACGGTTCAAGGTAAAGACTACTACTGTCTGGAACCTTGGACAGCACCCAGAAACGCGCTCAATACCGGAGAACACTTGATTTCTCTGGCACCTGGGGCAACCTTAGAAACCTGCGTGACGATGACCGCGAAAATTATTTAA
- a CDS encoding VOC family protein: MHHASIRTANIHQAIAFYEVLGFTVCERFTAGITLACWMEGLGGRIELIQIPEPRPAADAFGDEHYTGYYHLSFDLTEQTPDLPLWLEDLRSRIAQSSQLSPLRVLLEPTQQRIGDRVYEVAFIADTDGLPLEFLRVMGNA, translated from the coding sequence ATGCATCACGCTTCGATTCGGACTGCTAATATTCATCAAGCGATCGCCTTTTATGAAGTGTTGGGGTTTACGGTTTGCGAACGCTTTACCGCAGGCATTACCCTGGCCTGTTGGATGGAAGGGTTGGGGGGTAGAATTGAATTAATCCAAATTCCCGAACCCCGACCGGCGGCGGATGCGTTTGGGGATGAGCATTACACGGGATATTATCATTTATCCTTTGATTTAACGGAGCAAACGCCAGATTTACCGCTGTGGTTGGAGGATTTGCGATCGCGCATTGCTCAATCGTCTCAACTGTCCCCTTTGCGAGTGTTACTAGAACCAACGCAGCAGAGGATTGGCGATCGCGTTTACGAAGTGGCATTTATTGCCGATACGGACGGTTTGCCTCTGGAATTCTTGCGGGTTATGGGGAATGCCTAG
- a CDS encoding TIGR02652 family protein, translated as MINPGLQYPIFGPEIQCPHCRQQIPALTLTDTYLCPRHGAFEADPKTGELIHLQSGRHWRRWNNEWYRQHTHPDGIRFEIHEALDRLYTQGYRATRVIIASRYKDLISSYLERSTPWRNQTEPQRPRLYGLPVEFSPDPQEEPCWEVINFDLEKEPGAPVRYPYFRLFE; from the coding sequence ATGATTAACCCTGGTTTGCAGTATCCAATATTCGGGCCCGAAATTCAGTGCCCCCATTGTCGCCAGCAAATTCCGGCGCTAACACTGACCGATACTTATCTGTGCCCGCGTCACGGGGCTTTTGAAGCCGATCCGAAAACGGGGGAACTGATTCATCTCCAGTCGGGACGGCATTGGCGGCGGTGGAATAATGAGTGGTATCGACAGCACACGCATCCGGATGGGATTCGCTTTGAGATCCACGAAGCCCTTGACCGACTGTATACCCAAGGCTACCGGGCAACGCGAGTAATTATTGCCAGCCGCTACAAGGATTTAATTAGTTCTTATTTGGAACGCAGTACGCCTTGGCGCAATCAGACGGAACCCCAGCGCCCTCGGCTGTATGGTTTGCCCGTGGAGTTTAGTCCCGATCCCCAAGAGGAACCCTGTTGGGAAGTGATTAATTTCGATCTAGAGAAGGAACCGGGCGCGCCCGTTCGCTATCCTTATTTTCGATTGTTTGAGTAA
- a CDS encoding gamma carbonic anhydrase family protein, which yields MADFQISTIPDLSQAAFIAANATVIGQVKIATGASIWYSAVVRADVERIELGDFTNIQDGAILHGDPGQPTILEEYVTVGHRAVIHSAHIERGCLIGIGAIVLNGVRVGTGSIIGAGAVVTKDVPPFSLVVGIPGKRLREVPQTEAADLIEHAKHYYQLALVHAGKGTNLGFSAPG from the coding sequence GTGGCTGATTTTCAGATTTCAACCATCCCAGACCTCTCTCAGGCCGCTTTTATTGCAGCCAATGCCACTGTCATCGGTCAAGTGAAGATCGCGACGGGGGCGAGTATTTGGTACTCGGCGGTTGTACGGGCCGATGTGGAACGGATTGAACTCGGCGATTTTACAAATATTCAGGATGGGGCTATTTTACACGGCGATCCGGGTCAGCCGACGATTTTAGAAGAATATGTTACCGTGGGCCATCGCGCCGTTATTCATAGCGCCCATATCGAACGGGGCTGTTTGATTGGGATTGGAGCGATTGTCCTCAATGGGGTGCGGGTGGGAACTGGCAGTATAATTGGGGCGGGGGCGGTTGTTACAAAAGATGTGCCGCCGTTTTCCCTAGTGGTGGGCATTCCCGGAAAACGCCTGCGCGAGGTGCCCCAAACTGAGGCCGCAGATTTAATCGAACATGCCAAGCACTACTACCAACTGGCTTTAGTCCATGCGGGAAAAGGGACAAACCTGGGTTTTTCGGCTCCGGGTTAA
- a CDS encoding photosystem II protein Y, which produces MDLRVLIVLLPLMVAGGWAFYNIGKIAIAQVQNFLNKQA; this is translated from the coding sequence ATGGACTTACGCGTGCTAATCGTTCTACTGCCCTTAATGGTTGCGGGTGGCTGGGCTTTCTACAACATCGGTAAGATTGCGATCGCCCAAGTTCAGAACTTCTTAAACAAACAAGCCTAA
- a CDS encoding folylpolyglutamate synthase/dihydrofolate synthase family protein: MQQHSEWEIDEILKAFQPFGVKLGLERVRQLLTDLGNPQQQVPIVHVAGTNGKGSVCAYLSSVLTAAGYRTGRYISPHLIDWTERICINGIPISTADFKALLWHVRETVEAKDYSPTLFEVVTAAAWLYFAQQQVDIAVIEVGLGGRLDATNVCEKPLVSIITSISREHWQILGPTLADIAREKAGILKPECPAVVGALPPEAQAVVAARIQELNCPAIFVQPALDLGSGQAQFMPPPGLTEMTYPVSLLGEMQLQNSAIAIATLQLLQQQGWHIPDTAIQQGMAQTQWAGRLQWYSWQNTRILIDGAHNPAAAQVLRQYIETLGYSETQITWVMGMLSTKDHRDIFQALLKPGNQLHLVPVPDPHTAEPQQLAKLAQEVTSELALCQVHPNVETALTAAVADPQHLVILCGSLYLIGDFLKQDSQPPD; this comes from the coding sequence GTGCAACAACATTCTGAGTGGGAAATTGACGAGATTCTCAAAGCCTTTCAGCCCTTTGGGGTGAAATTAGGACTCGAACGCGTTCGCCAACTCCTGACAGATTTAGGCAACCCCCAACAACAAGTCCCGATCGTACATGTTGCGGGAACCAACGGCAAAGGGTCGGTTTGTGCGTATCTCTCCTCAGTTTTAACTGCTGCTGGATACCGTACAGGTCGCTATATCTCACCGCATTTAATAGATTGGACAGAACGGATTTGCATCAATGGTATCCCCATCTCCACTGCCGATTTTAAAGCCTTACTCTGGCACGTCCGAGAGACGGTAGAAGCTAAGGATTACTCTCCCACCCTATTCGAGGTGGTAACGGCCGCTGCATGGCTTTATTTTGCCCAGCAACAGGTCGATATTGCCGTCATTGAAGTGGGGTTGGGGGGACGCTTAGACGCGACGAATGTCTGCGAGAAACCGTTAGTCAGCATTATTACTTCCATCAGTCGCGAACACTGGCAAATTTTAGGCCCCACCCTCGCCGATATTGCTAGGGAAAAAGCGGGAATTCTCAAACCCGAATGTCCGGCGGTGGTTGGCGCGTTACCCCCCGAAGCGCAAGCTGTCGTAGCCGCAAGAATTCAAGAACTCAACTGTCCGGCCATTTTCGTGCAACCCGCGTTAGATTTAGGATCGGGTCAGGCCCAATTTATGCCGCCACCCGGATTGACAGAGATGACCTATCCGGTGAGCCTATTGGGAGAGATGCAATTACAGAATTCAGCGATCGCGATCGCCACTCTCCAACTCTTACAACAACAAGGCTGGCACATCCCCGACACCGCCATCCAGCAGGGCATGGCCCAAACTCAATGGGCAGGTCGCTTGCAGTGGTATTCTTGGCAAAATACCCGCATTCTCATTGATGGGGCCCATAACCCCGCCGCCGCCCAAGTGTTGCGCCAATACATCGAGACGCTAGGATATTCAGAAACCCAAATAACTTGGGTGATGGGGATGCTATCCACCAAAGACCATCGGGACATATTCCAAGCTTTACTCAAACCCGGAAATCAATTACACCTCGTTCCCGTTCCCGATCCTCATACCGCCGAACCCCAACAACTGGCAAAACTAGCCCAAGAAGTGACTTCAGAATTAGCCCTTTGTCAGGTTCACCCAAACGTTGAAACCGCTTTAACCGCAGCAGTTGCAGATCCTCAGCATCTCGTCATTTTGTGCGGTTCATTATATCTCATTGGCGACTTTCTCAAACAGGACTCTCAACCCCCTGATTAA
- a CDS encoding carbohydrate ABC transporter permease: MKDWFHYRQRLTPYLFLAPALIILGLTVFWPALQAFYLSFNRYEYDLTQTPQWVGLANFQRLSQDPVFWQTLRNTLLYLVGVVPILAIAPLGLAILVNRQLRFITWYRAAFYTPVIISMVVAGIAWRWLYAENGLLNQFLRPLGIEPIPWLTHPSWALNSVMAVTIWKGLGYYMVIYLAGLQSIPQELYEAAAIDGSDGIRRHWDITVPLMRPYLFLVAVISAISATKVFEEVYIMTQGGPRNSSKTIVYYVYEQAFRNLEISYACTIGLVLFLIILTLSLINLKLSSQTRSL, encoded by the coding sequence ATGAAAGACTGGTTTCACTACCGCCAACGCCTAACACCTTACTTATTTCTAGCGCCAGCCTTAATCATTCTTGGCTTAACCGTATTTTGGCCCGCTTTGCAGGCATTTTATCTCAGCTTTAACCGCTACGAATACGATCTAACTCAAACCCCGCAATGGGTAGGTTTAGCCAACTTTCAGCGGTTAAGCCAAGATCCTGTATTTTGGCAAACCTTACGCAATACCCTGCTATACCTCGTGGGGGTTGTCCCTATTTTAGCGATCGCGCCCTTGGGTTTAGCGATCTTAGTCAATCGTCAACTCCGGTTCATCACCTGGTATCGCGCCGCCTTCTATACGCCTGTCATTATCTCAATGGTGGTTGCGGGGATTGCATGGCGGTGGCTTTATGCAGAAAATGGTTTATTGAATCAGTTTCTTCGACCCTTGGGAATAGAACCGATCCCTTGGCTAACGCATCCGAGTTGGGCGCTCAATAGCGTGATGGCCGTTACCATTTGGAAAGGGCTAGGCTATTACATGGTGATCTATCTAGCAGGCTTGCAGTCTATTCCCCAAGAACTGTACGAAGCGGCTGCCATTGACGGATCGGATGGCATCAGGAGACATTGGGATATTACGGTCCCTTTAATGCGCCCTTATTTATTCCTGGTTGCGGTCATTTCTGCGATTTCGGCGACTAAGGTCTTTGAAGAAGTTTACATCATGACCCAAGGCGGGCCGCGCAATAGTTCTAAAACCATTGTCTATTATGTTTACGAGCAAGCCTTCCGCAATTTAGAAATTAGCTATGCTTGCACGATTGGCTTAGTGTTATTTCTGATTATTCTGACCCTATCGCTGATTAATTTGAAGCTTTCTAGCCAAACGCGATCGCTGTGA
- a CDS encoding HAD family hydrolase yields MNTLSHDSHRNRQILQVFQAVRLVATDMDGTLTVGGKFTPALVQSFLDLAAVGHSVLIVTGRSAGWVSGLVSYLPIAGAIAENGGLFYRANSEQPVLLTPIADLKAHRQQLQEMFRQLQAEFPQLQESIDNAFRLTDWTFDVAGLSPDILDRLRDRTQQAGWGFTYSSVQCHIKPADQDKAKGLLQVLGHYFPNVSVSEVVTVGDSPNDSSLFNRDLFPHSVGVANVREYLDRLNDRPRYITQSPEGLGFGELAKLLIAATQPEMSKD; encoded by the coding sequence ATGAACACTCTGAGTCACGATTCCCACAGGAATCGTCAAATCTTACAGGTTTTTCAGGCAGTTCGTTTAGTCGCGACGGATATGGATGGAACGCTGACAGTAGGGGGAAAGTTTACCCCAGCGTTGGTACAGTCGTTTCTCGATTTAGCCGCAGTCGGTCATTCTGTTTTAATCGTTACAGGGCGTTCGGCGGGTTGGGTTAGCGGTTTGGTGAGTTATTTACCGATTGCAGGCGCGATCGCGGAAAATGGAGGTCTATTTTATCGGGCCAATAGCGAGCAACCCGTTCTCTTAACCCCCATTGCCGATTTAAAGGCGCATCGCCAGCAACTTCAGGAGATGTTCCGCCAACTGCAAGCGGAGTTTCCCCAACTGCAAGAATCGATTGATAATGCTTTTCGCCTTACCGATTGGACATTTGATGTGGCAGGTCTGTCTCCCGATATTTTAGATCGTTTGCGCGATCGCACTCAACAAGCGGGTTGGGGATTTACCTACAGTTCGGTTCAATGCCATATCAAACCCGCAGATCAAGACAAGGCTAAGGGGTTGTTGCAAGTTCTGGGACATTATTTTCCAAATGTATCAGTTTCGGAAGTTGTGACAGTTGGAGATAGCCCGAATGATAGTAGCTTATTTAATCGCGATCTATTTCCCCATTCGGTAGGCGTTGCGAATGTCCGAGAATATCTCGATCGCTTAAACGATCGTCCGCGCTATATTACTCAATCCCCAGAAGGTTTAGGATTTGGCGAATTGGCAAAACTGCTGATTGCGGCAACTCAGCCAGAGATGAGCAAAGATTAG
- a CDS encoding D-Ala-D-Ala carboxypeptidase family metallohydrolase produces the protein MSKLSPDQRNYLYLLEAERVGIHKSILAALYQVQQQPTLSNGDKGLGISPANRIRLEEVSSFVGQVQYAANTLRAITDTLTSKGWQADNLWDASNGYHTRSFIEAIATGYTPSANIPAACQLEPCNAQALWQAYLNDLNTDFQFDKLPQNLAYLDSALLALIDRLPRFYSGLPHQRDALLELLRVWRKLDTRAAAIASLNLTSSSDSELDRALTQFIQNISRHYQGIPHQREALIRMTQLWRQLDSREAAIASLAQNTSPEPSIKQIDPALIAFVQRVPQFYQGTGMQRQALTEGFRLWRQLDSRASALLALGLDAKLISLEADNPALLATVAAQLDRQLLDFIQRVPTVYQEQDHQREALIRLVQLWRNQVTREQAINGLTEDLKRMNSAPRNTPEAPPPPLPIVLPRRPDRWTPSNIQIHASIIPNSVFTWAEATHGGTRMPPDQETVDAIVRIAQLAQQARDRIGRPFHVTSWYRPPDINARVGGVSNSRHIVGDAIDFYCDGLTGNQLYWFLDPWWPGGLGRYASYPYLSHIDARSYRARWLN, from the coding sequence ATGAGCAAATTGTCTCCAGATCAACGAAACTACCTCTACTTGCTTGAAGCAGAACGAGTCGGCATTCACAAGTCGATTTTAGCGGCGTTGTATCAGGTGCAACAGCAACCCACCTTAAGCAATGGAGACAAGGGGTTAGGTATTTCTCCAGCAAACCGCATTCGTTTAGAAGAAGTCAGTAGCTTTGTTGGACAAGTCCAGTATGCCGCCAATACTCTGCGCGCAATTACCGATACATTAACCAGTAAAGGCTGGCAAGCCGATAACCTGTGGGATGCCAGCAACGGCTACCATACGCGATCTTTTATTGAAGCGATCGCCACAGGCTACACCCCCAGCGCCAACATCCCCGCCGCCTGCCAACTCGAACCCTGTAACGCCCAAGCCCTATGGCAAGCCTACCTCAACGATTTAAACACGGACTTTCAATTTGACAAACTGCCGCAAAATTTAGCGTATCTCGACTCCGCCCTATTGGCCCTGATTGACCGCTTGCCGCGCTTTTATAGCGGACTGCCCCATCAACGGGATGCTTTACTCGAACTGCTGCGCGTGTGGCGTAAACTCGATACCAGAGCCGCTGCGATCGCCTCTTTAAACCTGACCTCCAGCAGCGACAGCGAACTCGATCGCGCCTTAACCCAATTTATCCAAAACATTTCCCGCCACTACCAAGGCATCCCCCACCAACGAGAAGCCCTAATTCGGATGACGCAACTGTGGCGACAACTCGACTCTCGCGAAGCGGCGATCGCCTCCTTAGCTCAGAATACCTCCCCCGAACCCAGCATCAAACAGATCGATCCCGCCTTAATTGCCTTTGTGCAACGCGTCCCCCAATTTTACCAAGGCACCGGAATGCAGCGCCAAGCCTTAACCGAGGGCTTTCGCTTGTGGCGACAACTCGACTCGCGCGCCTCTGCCTTACTGGCATTGGGTTTAGATGCCAAACTAATCTCTTTAGAAGCCGATAACCCGGCCCTGCTGGCTACCGTCGCCGCCCAACTCGATCGGCAATTGCTAGACTTTATACAGCGCGTGCCCACCGTCTATCAAGAACAAGACCACCAACGGGAAGCCCTGATCCGCCTCGTACAGCTTTGGCGCAACCAAGTCACCCGCGAACAGGCCATTAACGGCTTAACCGAAGACCTGAAGCGAATGAACAGCGCGCCGCGCAATACTCCCGAAGCCCCGCCCCCACCTCTTCCCATTGTTTTACCGCGCCGTCCCGATCGGTGGACGCCCTCGAATATCCAAATTCATGCTTCAATTATTCCTAACAGCGTTTTTACCTGGGCTGAAGCGACCCACGGCGGGACGCGAATGCCTCCCGATCAAGAAACGGTAGATGCAATTGTCAGAATTGCTCAACTTGCTCAACAAGCCCGCGATCGCATTGGCAGGCCCTTTCATGTCACCAGTTGGTACCGTCCCCCAGATATCAATGCTCGCGTCGGTGGGGTTTCAAACAGCCGTCATATTGTAGGAGATGCCATCGATTTTTATTGCGATGGCTTAACCGGCAATCAATTGTATTGGTTCCTCGATCCGTGGTGGCCGGGGGGATTAGGTCGTTATGCTAGCTATCCGTATCTCAGTCACATTGATGCTCGCAGCTATCGCGCCCGTTGGCTTAACTAA
- a CDS encoding CmpA/NrtA family ABC transporter substrate-binding protein — protein MGKFSRRQFFWRAGAATASSILLKGCMGYSPEALNPIPPIAQTPGGRWVAKPAPETPQITLGYFPTLAAAPLIIAQEKDLFRKYGMSEVVLIEQTDWTAAQAQIRQGSSREGLDGGQWSMPLPYLLYDGLGSANNRRIHLYVLAKLNTQGQAIAVSNLHKAQNLALNLNNAAEYIKTFSLTQGRRFRVASALANISPSLWLRYWLAAAGIDPDTDVEWANVPIAEAIQGLSNGSIDAACCSDPWSQHIVHEDIGYIAALSGDIWPFHPEDYFALRAEWVDRHPQATLAILKALLEAQQWCDRPDSRQELAQILSRRQYLNFPAYRLARTYQGKYWMGNGKRPLDRSDRSPFYWRDERGSISFPYKSHELWFLVESVRWGFLPATAIAQAPQLIDTINRQDLWRMAARALEIPDPEIPTSASRGQERFFDGTLFDPEDPLAYLEKLDIKRLS, from the coding sequence TTGGGTAAGTTTTCGCGTCGCCAATTTTTCTGGAGGGCAGGAGCTGCAACGGCTAGCTCAATTCTCCTCAAAGGCTGTATGGGCTATTCCCCAGAGGCGCTCAACCCCATCCCCCCGATTGCCCAAACCCCAGGAGGACGTTGGGTTGCCAAACCTGCACCGGAAACCCCTCAGATTACATTAGGCTACTTTCCTACCCTAGCAGCCGCGCCTTTGATTATTGCCCAAGAAAAAGACCTCTTTCGTAAATACGGCATGAGCGAAGTGGTCTTGATCGAACAAACCGATTGGACGGCCGCCCAAGCCCAAATTCGCCAGGGCAGCAGCCGAGAAGGGCTGGATGGCGGTCAATGGTCGATGCCGCTTCCCTATCTACTCTATGACGGTTTGGGAAGCGCGAATAATCGGCGCATTCACTTATATGTTTTAGCAAAACTCAATACCCAAGGACAGGCGATCGCGGTCTCGAATCTCCACAAAGCCCAAAATCTCGCCCTCAACCTCAACAACGCAGCAGAGTACATCAAAACCTTTTCCCTAACGCAAGGGCGGCGTTTTCGAGTGGCTTCTGCTTTAGCGAATATCAGTCCATCGCTGTGGTTGCGCTACTGGCTGGCCGCCGCCGGGATCGATCCCGACACCGATGTGGAATGGGCGAACGTTCCCATTGCGGAAGCTATCCAAGGCTTGAGTAATGGCAGTATCGATGCAGCTTGCTGTAGCGATCCTTGGTCGCAACATATTGTCCATGAAGATATCGGTTACATTGCAGCCCTCAGCGGCGACATTTGGCCATTCCATCCAGAAGACTATTTTGCCCTGCGAGCCGAGTGGGTCGATCGCCATCCACAGGCAACCCTAGCCATCCTCAAAGCCCTTTTGGAGGCGCAGCAATGGTGCGATCGCCCCGATAGTCGTCAAGAGCTAGCGCAAATTTTATCCCGACGCCAATACTTAAACTTTCCGGCCTATCGCCTAGCACGCACTTATCAGGGAAAATACTGGATGGGTAACGGCAAACGCCCGCTCGATCGAAGCGATCGCAGTCCTTTCTATTGGCGAGATGAACGCGGGAGCATTTCTTTTCCGTATAAAAGTCACGAACTCTGGTTCCTAGTCGAAAGCGTGCGTTGGGGATTTTTACCCGCAACGGCGATCGCCCAAGCGCCCCAACTGATCGACACCATTAACCGCCAAGACTTGTGGCGCATGGCGGCTAGAGCGCTGGAAATTCCCGATCCAGAAATTCCGACGAGTGCCTCGCGCGGACAAGAGCGCTTTTTTGATGGCACCCTTTTCGATCCAGAAGACCCCTTAGCTTATCTCGAAAAGCTCGACATTAAACGTCTGAGCTAG